The Candidatus Bathyarchaeota archaeon genome includes a region encoding these proteins:
- a CDS encoding YIP1 family protein, with protein MEKSKPKTRRRRKPRRRKRRRGKLQTLQAVVSAILGWLKSALKYAALWLREFSRRIGLVIANPFKAFREIAENPDIGGPIAILVILIAMDLINRQLFILFKTDLYILKKPDLLEPLNPSLMDYTTAIRLAVMSLVNYGYFILRNTAIYYLMAWLFKAERRFTTILMATIYSISVYIIGKIIEAAMILFVVPPLTVVVAVDTAVVMLSSSITLVLMNMKNIEIADAMTNTYKAEWEKRTIPQVLFNIGYSFSIWSYLICSVALYILCRMQKKKALVAGLAPAAVDAIIKLVLYGGFF; from the coding sequence TTGGAAAAGTCCAAGCCCAAAACAAGACGAAGAAGAAAACCCAGGAGACGAAAAAGACGACGTGGAAAACTACAAACACTACAAGCCGTGGTCTCGGCAATCCTAGGCTGGCTAAAATCAGCTCTCAAATACGCAGCTTTATGGCTTAGAGAGTTCTCCAGAAGAATAGGACTTGTTATAGCCAACCCGTTTAAAGCGTTTAGAGAAATAGCCGAAAACCCAGATATAGGAGGCCCTATAGCGATACTCGTAATACTAATAGCGATGGACCTGATCAATAGACAGCTTTTCATACTCTTCAAGACAGACCTCTATATTCTCAAAAAGCCCGACCTTCTAGAGCCCCTCAACCCATCACTGATGGACTACACAACCGCAATACGTTTAGCAGTCATGTCTCTAGTAAACTACGGCTATTTCATCCTCAGAAACACAGCAATATACTATTTAATGGCATGGCTTTTCAAAGCAGAAAGACGATTCACGACGATCCTCATGGCAACTATCTACTCCATAAGCGTCTACATAATAGGCAAAATCATCGAAGCGGCGATGATACTCTTTGTAGTCCCTCCGCTAACGGTCGTCGTAGCCGTCGATACAGCCGTCGTCATGCTTTCATCCTCCATAACACTCGTGTTGATGAATATGAAAAACATCGAAATAGCCGACGCCATGACAAATACATACAAAGCTGAGTGGGAGAAACGCACCATACCGCAAGTTCTCTTCAACATCGGATACTCGTTCTCGATCTGGAGCTACCTGATATGCTCCGTAGCACTTTACATACTCTGTCGTATGCAGAAGAAGAAAGCCCTAGTAGCAGGCTTGGCGCCAGCAGCAGTAGATGCAATAATCAAGCTAGTCTTATACGGAGGATTCTTCTAG